A region from the Azospirillum thermophilum genome encodes:
- a CDS encoding globin family protein: MTPEQIVLVQDSFKQVAAIKDKAAALFYNRLFELDPSLRPLFKGDIAEQGQKLMATIGIAVQNLKRPDAILDTVRALGVRHKAYGVTDAHYDTVATALLDTLATAFGPAFTPDLRAAWTAMYGMVADVMKQAAAETAPA; encoded by the coding sequence ATGACGCCGGAGCAGATCGTCCTGGTACAGGACAGCTTCAAGCAGGTGGCCGCCATCAAGGACAAGGCGGCGGCGCTGTTCTACAACCGGCTCTTCGAGCTTGACCCGTCGCTGCGCCCGCTCTTCAAGGGCGACATCGCCGAGCAGGGGCAGAAGCTGATGGCGACCATCGGGATCGCCGTGCAGAACCTGAAGCGGCCGGACGCCATCCTCGACACGGTCCGCGCGCTCGGCGTCCGGCACAAGGCCTACGGCGTCACCGACGCCCATTACGACACCGTCGCCACCGCCCTTCTCGACACGCTGGCGACCGCCTTCGGCCCGGCCTTCACGCCGGACCTGCGCGCGGCCTGGACCGCCATGTACGGCATGGTCGCCGACGTGATGAAGCAGGCCGCCGCCGAGACGGCCCCGGCCTGA
- a CDS encoding pirin family protein — MTSPTTATIRPVLAAVEGMAASDGAGVQMTRMLGTPRLRMLDPFLMLDLFGSDEPQDYLAGFPDHPHRGFETVTYMLAGRMRHRDNHGHEGVIETGGVQWMTAGRGLIHSEMPEQTEGLMRGFQLWINLPASLKMSEPRYQEFPADRIPVERRADGTTVTVIAGATAAGTAGPIRSDSTEALYFDVALPAGATFTEPVPAGHTAFLVLFEGAATVGEGTEVLTGPRVVVLGEGGQVRATAGPEGARFLLLAGRPIGEPVAWGGPFVMNTREEVMQAFRDYEAGRF, encoded by the coding sequence ATGACCAGCCCCACCACCGCCACGATCCGCCCCGTGCTTGCCGCCGTCGAGGGCATGGCGGCCTCCGACGGGGCCGGCGTGCAGATGACCCGCATGCTGGGCACGCCGCGGCTGCGGATGCTCGACCCCTTCCTGATGCTCGACCTGTTCGGGTCGGACGAGCCGCAGGACTATCTGGCCGGCTTCCCCGATCACCCGCACCGCGGCTTCGAGACCGTGACCTACATGCTGGCCGGCCGCATGCGTCATCGTGACAACCACGGCCATGAGGGGGTGATCGAGACCGGCGGCGTGCAGTGGATGACCGCCGGCCGCGGCCTGATCCATTCCGAGATGCCGGAACAGACCGAGGGGCTGATGCGGGGCTTCCAGCTCTGGATCAACCTGCCGGCCAGCCTGAAGATGAGCGAGCCGCGCTACCAGGAGTTCCCGGCCGACCGCATCCCGGTGGAGCGGCGGGCGGACGGCACGACCGTCACGGTGATCGCCGGGGCGACCGCCGCGGGGACCGCCGGGCCGATCCGGTCCGACTCGACCGAGGCGCTCTATTTCGACGTCGCGCTGCCCGCCGGTGCCACCTTCACCGAGCCGGTGCCGGCCGGACACACCGCCTTCCTCGTCCTGTTCGAGGGAGCGGCGACGGTGGGGGAGGGGACCGAGGTGCTGACCGGGCCGCGCGTCGTCGTGCTGGGCGAGGGCGGGCAGGTGCGGGCGACGGCGGGGCCGGAGGGCGCGCGCTTCCTCCTGCTTGCCGGGCGCCCGATCGGCGAGCCGGTGGCCTGGGGCGGCCCCTTCGTCATGAACACGCGCGAGGAGGTGATGCAGGCCTTCCGCGACTATGAGGCCGGCCGCTTCTGA
- a CDS encoding invasion associated locus B family protein codes for MGPEGAWTSQCDIDRMTDSKVCRLMHYRLFDDGKDVGFIALSVIPTGNDYHLFLTTSQGMVESCAIRVDRQPRIESHIATLNMCMFPNFMSGRVVDQFRNGASILVRVNFLRAGKRDIDFSLNGFSRNFEEMQRSLQ; via the coding sequence ATGGGTCCCGAAGGCGCCTGGACCAGCCAGTGCGACATCGACCGCATGACCGACAGCAAGGTCTGCCGCCTGATGCACTACCGCCTGTTCGACGACGGCAAGGACGTCGGCTTCATCGCGCTCAGCGTCATTCCCACCGGCAACGATTATCACCTGTTCCTGACGACCAGCCAGGGCATGGTGGAGAGCTGCGCCATCCGCGTCGACCGCCAGCCGCGCATCGAGTCGCACATCGCCACGCTGAACATGTGCATGTTCCCGAACTTCATGTCCGGCCGCGTGGTGGACCAGTTCCGCAACGGCGCCTCGATCCTGGTGCGCGTCAACTTCCTGCGCGCCGGCAAGCGCGACATCGATTTCTCGCTGAACGGCTTCTCGCGGAACTTCGAGGAGATGCAGCGCAGCCTGCAGTAA
- the cobT gene encoding cobaltochelatase subunit CobT, which yields MSERENPVEAFKRSTAATVRALSGRSDVQVGFSSDPPGLSGARVRVPLPARDLNPQDVAKLRGAADAVSLRLRFHDNAIHAHRMPLGDTARAAYEAMEQARCEALGARHMAGVSANLAAALDERYHRQGFDRMEEREQVPLPEVLRLIAREALTGAPPPPSAAHAVELWRPWIDEKLGRDLKGLDQFVDDQDAYARAVRRLLADLDMEVGQEPEQEEEDDREDQSEQDENQPDSGQTRGSDDAESDADSMSSSEMDDSPEKGEGAEEGGGEEGDQEMGEGEGAEQPAGPGQPWRPENSRRNDVDPNAYKPFTTQFDEVVDAADLCDPDELSRLRHMLDQQLQHLQGVISKLANRLQRRLLAKQQRSWNFDLDEGILDAARLARVVVNPVLPLSFKKEKETDFRDTVVSLLIDNSGSMRGRPISIAAMSADILARTLERCAVKVEVLGFTTRAWKGGQARESWVSAGKPANPGRLNDLRHIIYKAADTPWRRARKNLGLMLREGILKENIDGEALMWAHNRLIARPEQRRILMVISDGAPVDDSTLSVNAGNYLERHLRQVIEMIETRSPVELVAIGIGHDVTRYYRRAVTIVDAEQLGGTMMNKLAELFDEDDRRGRGRGIWR from the coding sequence ATGTCCGAACGCGAAAACCCCGTCGAGGCTTTCAAGCGGTCCACCGCCGCCACGGTGCGTGCACTCTCCGGCCGGAGCGATGTGCAGGTGGGCTTTTCCTCCGATCCGCCCGGCCTGTCCGGCGCGCGGGTGCGGGTGCCGCTGCCGGCGCGCGACCTCAACCCGCAGGACGTCGCCAAGCTGCGCGGCGCCGCGGATGCCGTGTCGCTGCGGCTGCGCTTCCACGACAACGCCATCCACGCCCACCGCATGCCGCTCGGCGACACCGCCCGCGCCGCCTACGAGGCCATGGAGCAGGCGCGCTGCGAGGCGCTGGGCGCCCGCCACATGGCCGGCGTCTCCGCCAACCTCGCGGCTGCGCTCGACGAGCGCTACCACCGCCAGGGCTTCGACCGCATGGAGGAGCGCGAGCAGGTCCCGCTGCCCGAGGTGCTGCGGCTGATCGCGCGCGAGGCGCTGACCGGCGCGCCGCCGCCGCCCTCCGCCGCCCATGCGGTGGAGCTGTGGCGCCCCTGGATCGACGAGAAGCTCGGCCGCGACCTCAAGGGCCTCGACCAGTTCGTCGACGACCAGGACGCCTACGCCCGCGCGGTGCGCCGCCTGCTGGCCGACCTCGACATGGAGGTCGGGCAGGAGCCGGAGCAGGAGGAGGAGGACGACCGCGAGGACCAGTCCGAGCAGGACGAGAACCAGCCCGACAGCGGCCAGACCCGCGGCTCCGACGATGCCGAGAGCGACGCCGACTCGATGTCCTCCTCCGAGATGGACGACTCGCCCGAGAAGGGCGAGGGCGCCGAGGAAGGCGGCGGCGAGGAAGGCGACCAGGAGATGGGCGAGGGCGAGGGGGCGGAGCAGCCCGCCGGTCCCGGCCAGCCCTGGCGGCCGGAGAATTCCCGGCGCAACGACGTCGATCCCAACGCCTACAAGCCCTTCACCACCCAGTTCGACGAGGTGGTGGACGCTGCCGACCTGTGCGACCCGGACGAGCTGTCCCGGCTGCGCCACATGCTGGACCAGCAGCTGCAGCACCTCCAGGGCGTGATCTCCAAGCTCGCCAACCGGCTGCAGCGCCGCCTGCTGGCCAAGCAACAGCGCTCGTGGAACTTCGACCTCGACGAAGGGATTCTCGACGCCGCCCGGCTCGCCCGCGTGGTGGTCAACCCGGTCCTGCCGCTCTCCTTCAAGAAGGAGAAGGAGACCGACTTCCGCGACACCGTCGTCTCGCTGCTGATCGACAATTCCGGCTCCATGCGCGGCCGGCCGATCTCCATCGCCGCGATGAGCGCCGACATCCTCGCCCGCACGCTGGAGCGCTGCGCGGTGAAGGTGGAGGTGCTGGGCTTCACCACGCGCGCCTGGAAGGGCGGCCAGGCCCGCGAGAGCTGGGTCTCCGCCGGCAAGCCGGCGAACCCCGGCCGCCTGAACGACCTGCGCCACATCATCTACAAGGCGGCCGACACGCCCTGGCGGCGGGCGCGCAAGAACCTGGGCCTGATGCTGCGCGAAGGCATCCTGAAGGAGAACATCGACGGCGAGGCGCTGATGTGGGCGCACAACCGGCTGATCGCCCGGCCGGAGCAGCGCCGCATCCTGATGGTGATCTCCGACGGCGCCCCGGTGGACGACTCGACCCTGTCGGTCAATGCCGGCAACTATCTGGAGCGCCATCTGCGCCAGGTGATCGAGATGATCGAGACCCGCTCGCCGGTCGAGCTGGTGGCGATCGGCATCGGCCACGACGTGACCCGCTACTACCGCCGCGCCGTCACCATCGTGGATGCCGAACAGCTCGGCGGCACCATGATGAACAAGCTCGCCGAGCTGTTCGACGAGGACGACCGCCGCGGCCGGGGCCGCGGAATCTGGCGCTGA
- a CDS encoding GxxExxY protein — MRVFLGPEIKTLTERAIGTAYEVYNTLGQGIVGPVYQKALVHDLRERGQDVGLEVPSSSRTSSRC, encoded by the coding sequence ATGAGGGTGTTTCTCGGACCGGAAATCAAAACTCTGACGGAGCGCGCCATCGGGACCGCTTACGAGGTCTACAACACGCTCGGCCAGGGCATCGTGGGACCGGTCTATCAGAAGGCTCTGGTCCATGACCTCCGTGAACGTGGCCAGGATGTCGGGTTGGAGGTTCCCTCGTCCAGCCGCACGTCAAGCAGGTGCTGA
- the cobS gene encoding cobaltochelatase subunit CobS: MPSPGASQASSALFDHVPDTTVSVRETFGIDSDMTVPAFSQRTDYVPDVDEAYRFDRDTTLAILAGFAFNRRVMVQGYHGTGKSTHIEQVAARLNWPCIRINLDSHISRIDLMGKDAIVLRDGLQVTEYREGILPWALQHACALVFDEYDAGRPDVMFVIQRVLEVEGKLTLLDQNRVIRPHPAFRLFATANTVGLGDTTGLYHGTQQINQGQMDRWNIVATLNYLPLDAEVKIVAAKVKDYDTPKGRETVAAMVRLAELTRSGFINGDISTVMSPRTVITWAENARIFNDVAFAFRITFLNKCDEVERPAVAEYYQRCFGVELPETGVQANLV, from the coding sequence ATGCCCTCTCCCGGAGCTTCGCAGGCCAGCTCGGCCCTGTTCGACCATGTGCCCGATACGACGGTGTCGGTGCGCGAGACTTTCGGCATCGACAGCGACATGACGGTGCCCGCCTTCAGCCAGCGCACCGATTATGTGCCGGACGTGGACGAGGCCTACCGCTTCGACCGCGACACCACGCTGGCCATCCTCGCGGGCTTCGCCTTCAACCGCCGCGTCATGGTCCAGGGCTATCACGGCACCGGCAAGTCCACCCATATCGAGCAGGTGGCCGCCCGCCTCAACTGGCCCTGCATCCGCATCAACCTGGACAGCCACATCAGCCGCATCGACCTGATGGGCAAGGACGCGATCGTGCTCCGCGACGGGCTGCAGGTGACCGAGTACCGCGAGGGCATCCTGCCCTGGGCGCTGCAGCATGCCTGCGCCCTGGTGTTCGACGAGTACGACGCCGGCCGCCCCGACGTGATGTTCGTGATCCAGCGCGTGCTGGAGGTCGAGGGCAAGCTGACCCTGCTCGACCAGAACCGCGTCATCCGCCCGCACCCGGCCTTCCGCCTGTTCGCCACCGCCAACACGGTCGGCCTAGGCGACACCACCGGCCTATACCACGGCACGCAGCAGATCAACCAGGGCCAGATGGACCGCTGGAACATCGTGGCCACCCTGAACTACCTGCCGCTGGACGCCGAGGTGAAGATCGTCGCCGCCAAGGTGAAGGACTACGACACCCCCAAGGGACGCGAGACGGTGGCCGCGATGGTGCGGCTGGCCGAGCTGACCCGCAGCGGCTTCATCAACGGCGACATCTCCACCGTGATGAGCCCGCGCACGGTCATCACCTGGGCAGAGAACGCCCGCATCTTCAACGACGTCGCCTTCGCGTTCCGGATCACCTTCCTGAACAAGTGCGACGAGGTGGAGCGGCCGGCGGTCGCCGAGTACTACCAGCGCTGCTTCGGCGTCGAACTGCCGGAAACCGGGGTGCAGGCGAACCTGGTGTAG
- a CDS encoding J domain-containing protein: MTKSRARYAFASDPSPRTATRACDHPGCAGGGEYRAPKNRNSLNEYWWFCLDHVREYNRAWDYYAGMSPEQIEADLRRDTTWQRPSWPLGYWATQEKFLRDRAAQGFSFEFGREAGKDKEQEKSQRRQSARSAEEEALLILDLAPPVDFARIKARYRELVKIHHPDANGGDRDAEEKLKIINQAYNTLKACYGV; this comes from the coding sequence ATGACCAAGAGCCGTGCCCGCTACGCATTCGCTTCGGATCCCAGCCCCCGCACCGCGACGCGCGCGTGCGACCACCCGGGCTGCGCCGGCGGCGGCGAGTACCGCGCGCCCAAGAACCGCAACAGCCTGAACGAGTACTGGTGGTTCTGCCTGGACCATGTGCGCGAGTACAACCGCGCCTGGGACTATTACGCCGGCATGTCGCCCGAACAGATCGAGGCCGACCTGCGGCGCGACACGACCTGGCAGCGGCCGAGCTGGCCGCTCGGCTACTGGGCGACGCAGGAGAAGTTCCTGCGCGACCGTGCCGCCCAGGGCTTCAGCTTCGAGTTCGGGCGCGAGGCCGGCAAGGACAAGGAGCAGGAGAAGTCCCAGCGCCGCCAGTCCGCCCGCAGCGCCGAGGAGGAGGCTCTGCTGATTCTCGACCTGGCCCCGCCGGTCGACTTCGCCCGCATCAAGGCGCGCTACCGCGAACTGGTGAAGATCCACCATCCCGACGCGAACGGCGGCGACAGGGACGCCGAAGAAAAGCTGAAAATCATCAATCAGGCCTACAACACGCTGAAAGCCTGTTATGGTGTATAA
- a CDS encoding BolA family protein, translating into MSYATRIRTKLAEALAPERLEVVDESARHAGHAGSRPEGETHFHVTIVSAAFAGRSRVERQRMVYSLLADELRERVHALGLTTLAPGEGG; encoded by the coding sequence ATGAGCTACGCAACCCGAATCCGCACCAAGCTGGCCGAGGCCCTGGCGCCCGAGCGCCTGGAGGTCGTCGACGAATCGGCCCGCCATGCCGGCCATGCCGGGTCCCGCCCCGAGGGCGAGACGCACTTCCACGTCACCATCGTCTCGGCGGCCTTCGCCGGCCGGTCGCGCGTCGAGCGGCAGCGGATGGTGTACAGCCTGCTCGCCGATGAACTGCGGGAGCGTGTTCATGCGCTCGGCCTGACGACGCTCGCCCCCGGCGAGGGCGGCTGA
- a CDS encoding ribbon-helix-helix domain-containing protein → MAKRGPKKRVTPPPTGVEPLRSQNIMIGGHRTSMRLEPSMWDALEDIARREGISVNKLCTRIKERIGEQARRRGLTEDQTDVTLTSAVRVFIAAYYRRACTEEGHLRAGHGGSDPFVGTPFELLPQSEETEGPAAGPAAGAAAGGAFPATGPQHLAAPRHPTQRLDA, encoded by the coding sequence ATGGCGAAGCGTGGGCCGAAGAAGCGGGTGACACCTCCTCCCACCGGGGTGGAGCCGCTGAGAAGCCAGAACATCATGATCGGCGGGCATCGGACCAGCATGCGGCTGGAGCCGTCCATGTGGGACGCGCTGGAGGACATCGCCCGCCGGGAAGGGATTTCGGTCAACAAGCTCTGCACCCGCATCAAGGAGCGCATCGGCGAGCAGGCCCGCCGCCGGGGCCTGACGGAGGATCAGACCGACGTGACCCTGACCTCGGCGGTGCGGGTGTTCATCGCCGCCTACTACCGCAGGGCTTGCACCGAGGAAGGACATCTGCGCGCCGGCCACGGCGGCAGCGATCCCTTCGTCGGCACGCCGTTCGAGCTGCTGCCGCAGTCGGAGGAGACCGAGGGTCCCGCGGCGGGTCCCGCGGCGGGCGCCGCCGCGGGGGGAGCCTTCCCGGCCACCGGTCCCCAGCACCTTGCCGCGCCGCGCCATCCCACGCAGCGGCTCGACGCCTGA
- a CDS encoding DUF2889 domain-containing protein, which translates to MPLPPPADREPIHTRRVVCEGFRRADGLWDIEGHLTDTKSYPFQVADRGTLEPGDPVHEMWLRLTVDDRLTVKEIVAVTDNSPYRTCGSITPNFQKLVGLPIGPGWTRAVKELLGGTKGCTHLVELLGPLATTAFQTIYPVLARAQEEKAKAEGRKPSGGERPVLLNMCHIFASDGDVVRKHWPDYYTGDEPAGAAAE; encoded by the coding sequence ATGCCCCTGCCCCCGCCGGCCGACCGCGAGCCCATCCACACCCGCCGGGTGGTCTGCGAGGGCTTCCGCCGCGCAGACGGTCTGTGGGATATCGAGGGACACCTCACCGACACCAAGAGCTATCCCTTCCAGGTCGCCGACCGCGGCACGCTGGAGCCGGGCGACCCCGTGCACGAGATGTGGCTGCGGCTGACGGTGGACGACCGGCTGACCGTGAAGGAGATCGTGGCGGTCACCGACAACAGCCCCTACCGCACCTGCGGCTCGATCACGCCGAATTTCCAGAAGCTGGTCGGGCTGCCCATCGGTCCGGGCTGGACGCGGGCGGTCAAGGAGCTGCTGGGCGGCACCAAGGGCTGCACGCATCTGGTGGAGCTTCTGGGGCCGCTGGCCACCACCGCCTTCCAGACCATCTATCCGGTCCTGGCCCGGGCCCAGGAGGAGAAGGCGAAGGCCGAAGGGCGCAAGCCCTCGGGCGGGGAGCGTCCCGTGCTCCTGAACATGTGCCATATCTTCGCCAGCGACGGCGACGTCGTCCGCAAGCACTGGCCGGACTACTACACCGGCGACGAACCCGCCGGCGCCGCCGCGGAATAG
- a CDS encoding CBS domain-containing protein, translating into MPTRKLIPDVVKQQDLTTLPPDATVRDAAILMAEKRIGAVLVTEGRRLTGIFTERDLTARVVAAGRDPAATRLGEVMTRGPDTLEPSATAFSAMELMDRHNYRHLPVVDRDEVVGIVSIRDLSAVVRAHLEEELRDREAFIFGSHYSVGATL; encoded by the coding sequence ATGCCGACCCGCAAGCTGATCCCCGACGTCGTCAAGCAGCAGGACCTGACCACCCTCCCGCCGGACGCGACCGTCCGCGACGCCGCCATCCTGATGGCGGAAAAGCGCATCGGCGCCGTGCTCGTGACCGAGGGGCGCCGGCTGACCGGCATCTTCACCGAGCGCGACCTGACCGCCCGCGTGGTCGCCGCCGGACGCGATCCCGCCGCCACCCGCCTCGGCGAGGTGATGACCCGCGGGCCCGACACGCTGGAACCCTCCGCCACCGCCTTCTCCGCCATGGAGCTGATGGACCGCCACAATTACCGCCATCTGCCGGTGGTCGACAGGGACGAGGTGGTGGGCATCGTCTCCATCCGCGACCTCTCGGCGGTGGTGCGTGCCCATCTGGAGGAGGAGCTGCGCGACCGCGAGGCCTTCATCTTCGGAAGCCACTATTCGGTCGGCGCCACGCTGTGA
- the aroB gene encoding 3-dehydroquinate synthase: protein MTATPDIVRLDLGPRSYDILVGDGVLAEAGPRIAALTRGKAPIVVTDENVAPLHLPTLERALSAAGIAPSPAIVLPAGEKTKDFAHFTDLMDGILGRGIERSTMLLALGGGVIGDITGFAAASALRGIDFIQVPTTLLSQVDSSVGGKTGINSRHGKNLIGAFHQPKLVIADTATLDTLPRREVLAGYAEVAKYGLIRLPDFFSWLEENGARVVDGDSAARRHAVTVSCRAKADIVGVDERESGDRALLNLGHTFGHALEAATGFGQTLLHGEAVAIGMVLAFDLSVRLGLCPAEDAARARAHLKAVGLPVRIADVAGVAWDVDWLVRAMAKDKKVQDGRITFVLVRGLGQAFTLRDVDAAAVREVLAESLAG, encoded by the coding sequence ATGACCGCCACGCCCGACATCGTCCGCCTCGACCTCGGCCCGCGCAGCTACGACATCCTGGTCGGCGACGGCGTGCTGGCGGAGGCCGGACCGCGCATCGCCGCCCTGACCCGCGGCAAGGCCCCGATCGTCGTCACCGACGAGAACGTCGCCCCGCTCCACCTGCCGACACTGGAGCGTGCGCTGTCCGCTGCGGGAATCGCGCCCAGCCCGGCCATCGTGCTGCCGGCGGGGGAGAAGACCAAGGACTTCGCCCATTTCACCGACCTGATGGACGGCATCCTCGGCCGCGGGATCGAGCGGTCGACCATGCTGCTGGCGCTCGGCGGCGGGGTGATCGGCGACATCACCGGCTTCGCCGCGGCCAGCGCGCTGCGCGGCATCGACTTCATCCAGGTGCCGACCACCCTGCTCTCCCAGGTGGACAGCTCGGTCGGCGGCAAGACGGGCATCAACAGCCGCCACGGCAAGAACCTGATCGGCGCCTTCCACCAGCCGAAGCTGGTGATCGCCGACACCGCCACGCTGGATACCCTGCCCAGGCGCGAGGTTCTGGCCGGCTATGCCGAGGTGGCGAAGTACGGCCTGATCCGGCTGCCCGACTTCTTCTCCTGGCTGGAGGAGAACGGCGCCCGCGTGGTGGACGGCGACAGCGCCGCCCGGCGCCACGCCGTGACGGTGAGCTGCCGCGCCAAGGCCGACATCGTCGGCGTCGACGAGCGGGAGAGCGGCGACCGCGCCCTGCTCAACCTCGGCCACACCTTCGGCCACGCGCTGGAGGCGGCGACCGGCTTCGGCCAGACCCTGCTGCATGGCGAGGCGGTGGCGATCGGCATGGTGCTGGCCTTCGACCTGTCGGTCCGGCTCGGCCTCTGCCCGGCGGAGGATGCCGCCCGCGCCCGCGCCCATCTGAAGGCGGTCGGGCTGCCGGTGCGGATCGCCGACGTGGCCGGCGTGGCATGGGACGTCGACTGGCTGGTCCGCGCCATGGCCAAGGACAAGAAGGTGCAGGACGGCCGCATCACCTTCGTCCTCGTCCGCGGCCTCGGCCAGGCCTTCACCCTGCGCGACGTCGATGCGGCGGCGGTGCGCGAGGTGCTGGCGGAGTCGCTCGCCGGCTGA
- a CDS encoding shikimate kinase has product MTATATPPETGPSARPIIPRSVVLVGLMGAGKSAIGRRLAARLHLPFRDADTEIEAAAGCTIAEIFARDGETVFRSVERRIIARLLRDEPVHVLATGGGAFMDPETRAAIRDHGVSVWLKAELDVLVARTARRTHRPILNQGDPREILARLMELRYPVYAEADLTVISDERPPDTTVELVIDALEAHFGVALPHRSRHHHGAHGSAPHTATSSPEKP; this is encoded by the coding sequence ATGACTGCCACCGCCACGCCGCCGGAGACCGGACCCTCCGCCCGGCCGATCATCCCCCGCTCCGTGGTCCTGGTCGGACTGATGGGGGCCGGGAAAAGCGCCATCGGCCGGCGGCTCGCCGCGCGGCTGCATCTGCCCTTCCGCGACGCCGACACCGAGATCGAGGCGGCGGCCGGCTGCACCATCGCCGAGATTTTCGCCCGCGACGGCGAGACGGTCTTCCGCTCGGTGGAACGCCGCATCATCGCCCGCCTGCTGCGCGACGAGCCGGTGCATGTGCTGGCGACCGGCGGCGGCGCCTTCATGGATCCCGAGACCCGCGCCGCCATCCGCGATCATGGCGTGTCGGTATGGCTGAAGGCGGAGCTCGACGTGCTGGTGGCGCGGACGGCCCGGCGCACCCACCGCCCCATCCTGAACCAGGGCGACCCGCGCGAGATCCTCGCCCGGCTGATGGAACTGCGCTACCCCGTCTACGCCGAGGCCGACCTGACGGTGATCAGCGACGAACGGCCGCCCGACACAACGGTGGAACTGGTGATCGACGCGCTGGAGGCGCATTTCGGCGTCGCCCTGCCCCACCGGTCGCGCCACCATCACGGCGCCCACGGCTCCGCCCCCCACACCGCCACCTCCTCGCCCGAGAAGCCCTGA
- a CDS encoding site-specific tyrosine recombinase XerD, producing MGDPKIAADLKKAVPGKAEAKRRGRPCKPRPAAGSPHLDAFLDMLTAERGAALNTRLAYERDLTDLGLWLAQRGLPLERAGTEDLRAYLAFQGKAGFQDKADGPGRADGQAAPSPRTVARRLSAMRQFYRFLVSEGRRADDPSSALDSPKQGRPLPKILTEAEVGAMIATAQARGGPEGLRLVALLEVLYATGLRVSELVGLPMTAILRDGRGLIVRGKGGKERMVPLSEPATAALFAYLPHRSHFLVPGQEAAQTPFLFPSRSSSDGHLTRQRFAQLLKALAIESNIDPEKVSPHVLRHAFATHLLDHGADLRSVQKMLGHADIATTQIYTHVVSERLRAVMHDHHPLARRAPARSKAE from the coding sequence ATGGGCGATCCGAAGATCGCGGCCGACCTGAAGAAGGCCGTGCCCGGCAAGGCCGAGGCGAAGCGCCGCGGCCGTCCGTGCAAGCCGCGCCCCGCGGCGGGGTCTCCCCATCTCGACGCCTTCCTCGACATGCTGACGGCGGAGCGGGGGGCGGCGCTGAACACGCGGCTCGCCTACGAGCGCGACCTGACCGACCTCGGCCTGTGGCTCGCCCAGCGCGGGCTGCCGCTGGAGCGGGCGGGGACGGAGGATCTGCGCGCCTATCTCGCCTTCCAGGGCAAGGCCGGCTTCCAGGACAAGGCCGACGGGCCGGGCAGGGCGGACGGGCAGGCCGCCCCGTCGCCCCGCACCGTCGCCCGCCGCCTGTCGGCGATGCGCCAGTTCTACCGCTTCCTGGTGTCGGAAGGTCGGCGCGCCGACGATCCGTCCTCGGCCCTCGACAGCCCCAAGCAGGGGCGCCCGCTGCCGAAGATCCTGACCGAGGCGGAGGTCGGCGCGATGATCGCCACCGCCCAGGCGCGCGGCGGGCCGGAAGGACTGCGGCTGGTGGCGCTGCTGGAGGTGCTCTACGCCACCGGCCTGCGCGTGTCGGAGCTGGTCGGGCTGCCGATGACCGCCATCCTGCGGGACGGGCGCGGCCTGATCGTCCGCGGCAAGGGCGGCAAGGAGCGGATGGTCCCGCTGTCCGAGCCGGCGACCGCGGCGCTCTTCGCCTATCTGCCGCACCGCAGCCATTTCCTGGTGCCGGGGCAGGAGGCGGCGCAGACGCCCTTCCTGTTCCCCTCGCGCAGCTCGTCCGACGGGCACCTGACGCGCCAGCGCTTCGCCCAGCTCCTCAAGGCGCTGGCGATCGAGTCGAACATCGACCCGGAGAAGGTCAGCCCGCACGTCCTGCGCCATGCCTTCGCCACCCATCTGCTCGACCATGGGGCAGACCTGCGCTCGGTCCAGAAGATGCTGGGCCATGCCGACATCGCCACCACCCAGATCTACACGCATGTGGTGTCGGAGCGGCTGCGGGCGGTGATGCACGACCATCACCCGCTGGCCCGCCGCGCGCCGGCGCGCTCGAAGGCGGAGTGA